From the genome of Phlebotomus papatasi isolate M1 chromosome 2, Ppap_2.1, whole genome shotgun sequence:
TACTTgacttgaaatttaattatctaaattaaaattgtaaaaaatcacATTGAACATTAACtgttttattgttcttttttataaacattattctttttttactaTTGATAGTCATTAGAAAGGTCTTACGtattataaataaaacgaaacaGGAATAAAATTAACCGTTTATCACGATATGatattctatgttttttttgtaaaacaaaaattaaatagtttcttttaatgttaaaaaatatCTATGCTTACGGTTAAGACCAACTTTGattataaaacaatatttacatttttaaaggatttaatTGGTTTTATCAACCTTTTTGTATACTAAGCACTTtgacatttcattaaaaaaaataaaattaaaaaattaacttaccATTGTGCCTAAAGCAGAACTTGCAAATCATTGCGTAGCGCATCGAAGGTCCATCCCCGACCAAGTAGTCCACCATGCGTTCAACAACTCCCCGCTTCTGCCAATCGATCAGTGGGAAGGTCAGAGGACGCGTAGGAACTGGCGTCTGAGGACCTGTTCTTGATACAGGCGTCGCTGTAGCTGGAGTCCTCACCGGCCGAAGAGGCGTAGTAGACAAATTGGCAGCCGGATTGCCTAACTGAGGCCGATAAGGACTGACGTAGTTCACATTGCGGACCTGTGGCGTTTCCTGCTGCCTCAGCACCCACCTACTATCTGGCGTGGCGGGAGAAGCGCTTGGAGTAGTGGCAGGACTCTTTTTACTTTTCAGTGGAATGCTCTTGTCACTGAATCTCTCCAAGATTTGAAGAGCGACCTGTAAAAAGAAATATACACaaatcattttatgattgaacatGGATCATAATTCTctctcaaagaaaaaaaaattaaaacaaataaatattgaataaacCAACAAAAAAGTAACAAGTGAAAAGAAATGAATAAAACAGAAAGATGTTCATAAAATAAACTAATTAGTGAGGTAATAAAAAAAACGCAAGAGAAAGGGGGATGTCTTTtgagtaaataataaaattagcaAACCATTGCACCGTGATTTCTGACTCACTTTGTAGGGTTCATTGTTCATTACATTCTCAAGTGTCTCTCTCTTTTTGTCACGCAATGAAAAGAGTTCGTTGGACTTCTTGTTGAGTTGCCTATCAAAGTAAAAATTAAGGATCCATCTCACAGCGAagattctgcaaaaaaaaaacaaggaaatccatttcaaattttaaatataaatctctcaataaaaaaaaatgaaacacaataaaaaaCTTACAGAACGGGAAAACAGAGGAGAGGCCAACTGTATAAAATCCTCTCAGTCCATGTTggagggaaaaaaaagaagtaaaatacgCCGAAACAGATGATAAATACACCCAATGAGCCTACAATAAAATTTCCCACAAATCTCTTCTGTCGCTTCTGCGTCTCCACGGAATAACTCTCAATTTCGCAAATTTTCTTCTCAAGTTTCTCCAACACTTGAAAGGACGATTCCTTTTTCTGCAataaga
Proteins encoded in this window:
- the LOC129801706 gene encoding endoplasmic reticulum junction formation protein lunapark-B, whose translation is MGIIISKFRKKESSFQVLEKLEKKICEIESYSVETQKRQKRFVGNFIVGSLGVFIICFGVFYFFFFPPTWTERILYSWPLLCFPVLIFAVRWILNFYFDRQLNKKSNELFSLRDKKRETLENVMNNEPYKVALQILERFSDKSIPLKSKKSPATTPSASPATPDSRWVLRQQETPQVRNVNYVSPYRPQLGNPAANLSTTPLRPVRTPATATPVSRTGPQTPVPTRPLTFPLIDWQKRGVVERMVDYLVGDGPSMRYAMICKFCFRHNGMALQEEFEYSNFVCAYCNQMNPARKLRPTATSLERNGRSGGVGVQAKTSEKTESSEETPSTKSSDNEDDPLFTPWKSQEGSQDEKGAEAGDEKDSEGGPSVLAEGEKDAEAKKVD